A stretch of Nitrospira sp. DNA encodes these proteins:
- the cbiB gene encoding adenosylcobinamide-phosphate synthase CbiB, with product MTGRELLLAACLDTLVGDPRWLPHPVRGMGAVIAWCDAHVRGMCQSPAGLRLAGIGLAVGLPGAVYAVGYAAIDAASDLSLWCGTAVSIVLASTTLAGRDLWDHVRAVRDALQQGNLPAARQAVAMIVGRDTEPLSESGVVRAAVETVAESTADGVIAPLFYLAIGGAPLALAYKAVNTLDSMVGHRDEWHLDFGWASARLDDIANWVPARLTAVLLVFASGLVTGQIDPMRNGWRIFWRDGGNHPSPNSGRPEAALAGVLGVQLGGLNYYDGVPHERPFIGEAARALVVEDISLAMRMMVMACVLGLAMAGGMRWLV from the coding sequence ATGACGGGACGCGAACTCCTGCTGGCAGCCTGCCTTGATACGCTTGTCGGTGATCCCCGATGGCTGCCGCATCCCGTTCGCGGAATGGGGGCTGTCATTGCCTGGTGCGATGCGCATGTCAGAGGGATGTGCCAGAGTCCGGCTGGTCTTCGTCTGGCCGGGATCGGGCTGGCCGTTGGTTTACCCGGAGCTGTCTATGCGGTCGGGTATGCGGCAATTGACGCCGCCTCGGATCTATCCCTGTGGTGTGGGACGGCCGTGTCTATTGTCCTGGCCTCCACCACACTCGCGGGACGGGATTTATGGGACCATGTGCGGGCGGTGCGTGACGCGTTGCAGCAGGGCAATCTTCCCGCTGCCCGACAGGCCGTGGCGATGATCGTCGGGCGTGACACCGAGCCGCTGTCCGAATCCGGCGTGGTGCGCGCGGCGGTGGAAACGGTGGCGGAGAGCACCGCCGATGGGGTGATCGCGCCGCTCTTCTACCTGGCCATCGGTGGCGCGCCGCTGGCGCTGGCGTATAAAGCGGTGAATACGCTGGATTCGATGGTCGGCCATCGGGATGAGTGGCATCTCGATTTCGGGTGGGCCTCCGCCAGGCTTGACGACATTGCGAATTGGGTTCCGGCCAGGCTGACGGCTGTGCTGCTGGTCTTTGCGTCTGGCCTGGTCACAGGACAAATTGATCCGATGAGAAACGGGTGGCGCATATTCTGGCGGGATGGCGGCAACCATCCCAGTCCGAATAGCGGAAGGCCGGAAGCGGCGTTGGCCGGTGTTCTCGGTGTGCAGCTGGGAGGGCTCAATTACTATGACGGCGTGCCTCATGAGCGGCCATTCATTGGCGAGGCCGCTAGGGCGCTGGTTGTCGAGGATATCTCTCTTGCGATGCGGATGATGGTCATGGCCTGTGTGTTGGGCTTGGCCATGGCCGGAGGGATGCGATGGCTCGTCTGA
- a CDS encoding adenosylcobinamide-GDP ribazoletransferase translates to MGAVVRPFVFAWHFLTAIPLSRAHHEPTASELAASMAWYPLVGMVIGGGLALVDMALTHLFAPTVVNALLIMLLVLVTRGLHQDGLADTLDGLAGGRTPAERLPIMRDPRIGAVGATGLYLSLLLRYAGLMALPQALRLPALLCMPAVGRWAMVTLAWASPYARAEGGLAAPFLTHLSSLQVLISTAVLSVGLGLAFGVQSAFVVLLCAAALVAAVWAGCRHWFGGITGDTLGATNELIEIVFLLLVPLLLWFL, encoded by the coding sequence ATGGGAGCGGTTGTCCGTCCATTCGTCTTTGCGTGGCATTTTTTGACAGCCATTCCGTTGAGCCGGGCGCATCATGAACCGACTGCCTCGGAATTGGCGGCGTCGATGGCCTGGTATCCTCTCGTCGGGATGGTCATCGGCGGCGGACTCGCCCTTGTTGACATGGCACTGACACATCTCTTTGCCCCCACCGTAGTGAATGCACTGTTGATCATGCTGCTGGTGCTGGTGACGCGCGGGTTGCATCAGGATGGGTTGGCGGACACGCTGGATGGATTGGCCGGCGGCCGGACGCCGGCGGAGCGGCTGCCGATCATGCGCGATCCGCGCATCGGCGCGGTCGGTGCCACGGGACTGTATCTCTCCTTGCTGTTGCGCTATGCCGGGCTGATGGCCTTGCCACAGGCGCTCAGGCTGCCCGCCCTGCTCTGTATGCCGGCGGTTGGACGGTGGGCGATGGTGACCCTGGCCTGGGCCTCACCCTACGCACGGGCGGAGGGAGGCTTGGCTGCCCCATTTCTTACGCACCTGTCGTCCCTCCAAGTGCTGATTTCGACGGCGGTGCTTTCCGTCGGGCTGGGCTTGGCGTTTGGCGTACAGAGCGCATTCGTCGTTCTGCTGTGCGCGGCGGCGCTGGTCGCCGCCGTATGGGCCGGTTGCCGCCATTGGTTCGGCGGCATTACGGGAGACACGCTGGGTGCCACGAATGAACTTATCGAAATCGTCTTTCTGCTCCTCGTGCCGTTGCTGCTGTGGTTCCTATGA
- the cobT gene encoding nicotinate-nucleotide--dimethylbenzimidazole phosphoribosyltransferase, with translation MSLQEVCGRIQPLDPNLLVKAQARLDRLTKPLGSLGRLEEMAARYVMITGELKPSVPRGAVFTFAADHGVTKEGVSAYPREVTPQMVLNFLRGGAGVNVLARHAGVDVRVVDIGVDHDFGSVPGLIAKKVMRGTRNLLAEPAMTRAQAEQSVLVGVELATQAAREGVGLIGTGDMGIGNTTPSAAITAVMTGRPVAEVTGRGAGIDEAGHARKVTVIQHALDLHRPDRTDALDVLAKVGGLEIGGLAGLILGAAAARVPVVLDGFIAGAAALIAVGLQPRCREYLIASHRSVERGHQAILDHVGAKPLLDLDLRLGEGTGACLGMSLVCAAIKIYNEMATFDEAGVAEKA, from the coding sequence ATGTCATTACAGGAAGTGTGCGGTCGCATTCAGCCGCTTGACCCGAATTTGCTGGTGAAGGCGCAAGCGCGGCTGGATCGGTTAACCAAGCCGTTGGGAAGTCTGGGGCGGCTTGAGGAAATGGCGGCGCGCTATGTGATGATCACGGGCGAGCTAAAACCATCAGTCCCGCGCGGCGCCGTGTTCACGTTTGCGGCGGATCATGGGGTGACCAAAGAGGGCGTCAGCGCCTATCCTCGTGAAGTGACCCCGCAGATGGTGTTGAATTTTTTGCGCGGCGGGGCGGGGGTGAATGTGCTGGCTCGGCATGCCGGTGTGGATGTCCGCGTGGTGGATATCGGCGTCGATCATGATTTTGGGTCGGTGCCGGGACTGATCGCGAAGAAAGTGATGAGGGGGACGCGCAACTTGCTGGCCGAACCGGCCATGACTCGTGCGCAAGCGGAGCAGTCTGTCTTGGTCGGCGTGGAACTCGCCACGCAGGCCGCTAGGGAAGGGGTCGGTCTCATCGGCACCGGTGATATGGGGATCGGGAATACGACGCCGAGCGCCGCGATTACGGCGGTGATGACCGGGCGGCCTGTGGCGGAGGTGACCGGGCGAGGAGCCGGCATCGACGAGGCGGGACATGCGCGGAAGGTGACCGTGATCCAGCACGCGCTGGATCTGCACCGTCCCGATCGAACCGACGCGCTCGACGTCTTGGCCAAAGTGGGCGGGCTGGAAATCGGGGGGCTGGCCGGTTTGATTCTCGGCGCGGCTGCGGCTCGAGTGCCGGTGGTCTTGGATGGGTTTATTGCCGGAGCTGCGGCATTGATCGCGGTCGGTCTCCAGCCGCGGTGCCGGGAGTATCTCATCGCCTCGCATCGCTCGGTTGAGCGCGGGCATCAAGCCATCTTGGATCATGTGGGGGCCAAGCCGCTCCTGGACCTGGATCTGCGTCTTGGAGAGGGAACGGGCGCTTGTCTGGGCATGAGTCTCGTGTGCGCCGCGATCAAGATCTACAATGAGATGGCGACATTTGATGAAGCCGGGGTGGCGGAGAAAGCCTAG
- the cobU gene encoding bifunctional adenosylcobinamide kinase/adenosylcobinamide-phosphate guanylyltransferase, whose protein sequence is MAQAKPSKRATLAKVPAQIIFVLGGAASGKSDVALTLAGEQTPKAFVATGQGLDDEMAARIARHQATRSSDWETAEVPRELASWFSQEGARYRTILLDCVTLWLSNLTGSGVSEPAITKRVTALLKAIRKTSARVVIVSNELGLGLVPAEPSARAFRDVAGRVNQQIAAAADEVYLVVSGIPLRMK, encoded by the coding sequence ATGGCGCAGGCAAAACCAAGTAAACGAGCAACGCTGGCGAAGGTGCCCGCGCAGATCATCTTCGTCCTGGGCGGGGCGGCCTCAGGGAAAAGCGACGTGGCTCTCACCCTCGCTGGAGAGCAAACGCCGAAAGCGTTTGTGGCGACGGGGCAAGGGCTTGATGATGAGATGGCTGCGCGCATTGCCCGGCATCAAGCCACGCGATCGTCCGATTGGGAAACGGCGGAAGTGCCGCGTGAACTGGCGTCCTGGTTTTCGCAGGAGGGTGCTCGCTACCGGACGATCCTCCTGGATTGCGTGACCCTGTGGCTCAGCAATCTGACCGGCTCGGGAGTATCGGAGCCAGCCATCACGAAGCGTGTCACGGCACTCCTCAAGGCGATCCGAAAGACCTCGGCTAGAGTGGTGATTGTCAGTAACGAGTTAGGCCTGGGGCTGGTGCCGGCGGAGCCATCGGCGCGTGCGTTTCGTGATGTGGCCGGGCGGGTGAATCAGCAGATTGCGGCCGCAGCGGACGAAGTGTATCTGGTCGTCAGCGGGATCCCGCTGCGCATGAAGTGA
- a CDS encoding cob(I)yrinic acid a,c-diamide adenosyltransferase, which translates to MRITKVYTRTGDAGKTRLAGGQQVWKDSLRVEAYGTIDELNASVGVVRVMNAEVLDEYSAAAILEEELRWVQNKLFDVGSLLATAPGQTFKNMPQVTAADVTRLEKLIDRCQKDLAPLKEFILPGGGKVSGFLHQARTVCRRAERLCVALGKVEPVDSTIIKFVNRLSDALFVLARWVAKTQGEPEFLWERDGAGKTK; encoded by the coding sequence ATGCGCATTACCAAGGTCTATACCAGAACGGGTGACGCGGGAAAAACCAGATTGGCCGGCGGGCAGCAGGTCTGGAAAGACAGCCTGCGGGTCGAAGCCTATGGGACGATCGATGAGCTCAATGCGTCGGTCGGGGTGGTGCGGGTGATGAATGCCGAGGTGCTCGATGAGTATTCGGCGGCGGCGATTCTGGAAGAGGAATTGCGCTGGGTGCAGAACAAACTGTTCGACGTCGGCAGCCTGCTGGCGACGGCGCCGGGGCAGACGTTCAAGAATATGCCGCAGGTAACGGCGGCGGATGTCACGAGATTGGAAAAGCTGATCGATCGGTGCCAGAAAGATCTGGCGCCGCTCAAGGAGTTTATCCTGCCAGGAGGCGGAAAGGTGTCCGGCTTTCTCCATCAAGCCAGGACCGTGTGCCGCCGTGCGGAGCGGCTCTGTGTCGCGCTGGGGAAGGTCGAGCCGGTTGACTCAACCATCATCAAATTTGTGAATCGGCTGAGCGATGCCTTGTTCGTGTTGGCTCGGTGGGTGGCGAAAACACAGGGCGAACCGGAATTTCTCTGGGAGCGGGATGGCGCAGGCAAAACCAAGTAA
- the bluB gene encoding 5,6-dimethylbenzimidazole synthase, with the protein MSDDRQFSDVEREAVYRAIFERRDVRRNFLPAPIPDQVLTRVLTAAHHAGSVGFMQPWDFVVVRDRTTKGAVKELFRQANEKAAACYEGERAALYRSLKLEGIEEAPINIGVTCSRQRGGPHVLGRSTVRNTDLYSTCCAIQNLWLAARAEGIGVGWVSILDHGALKRVLGVPKPVKVLAYLCLGYVSDFAAKPDLETAGWRERLPVESLIHYESWGNVAAGHEGRQ; encoded by the coding sequence ATGTCTGACGATAGGCAATTTTCAGACGTGGAGCGGGAGGCTGTGTATCGGGCAATCTTCGAACGGCGCGATGTCCGCCGGAATTTTCTGCCGGCGCCGATTCCAGACCAGGTCTTGACGCGTGTGTTGACCGCAGCCCACCATGCCGGGTCGGTAGGATTCATGCAGCCCTGGGATTTTGTGGTGGTGCGCGATCGCACGACCAAGGGCGCGGTGAAAGAGTTATTCCGGCAGGCTAATGAGAAGGCAGCGGCCTGTTATGAGGGGGAGCGTGCCGCGCTCTACAGAAGTTTGAAGCTGGAGGGAATCGAAGAAGCGCCGATCAATATCGGGGTGACCTGCAGCCGGCAGCGGGGAGGCCCTCACGTGCTGGGCCGTTCGACCGTGCGCAATACGGATTTGTATAGCACCTGCTGCGCCATTCAAAATCTCTGGCTGGCCGCGCGCGCCGAGGGGATCGGCGTCGGATGGGTCAGCATTCTGGATCACGGCGCGTTGAAGCGGGTGCTCGGCGTGCCCAAGCCGGTCAAAGTGCTGGCCTATCTCTGTCTCGGGTACGTATCGGATTTTGCCGCCAAACCGGATTTGGAAACAGCCGGATGGCGGGAACGGCTTCCGGTGGAATCCCTCATTCACTATGAATCGTGGGGCAATGTCGCAGCCGGACACGAGGGGAGGCAGTGA
- the cobO gene encoding cob(I)yrinic acid a,c-diamide adenosyltransferase has product MTEQDEHKARMERLKASVDRRIEAAQEEKGLLIVYTGAGKGKTTAALGMALRCIGHGQKVAVVQFIKGAIDTAEERMLKSFGDRVTFLRMGEGYTWETQNRERDTQHAQQAWAKVCEFLRDPSYAMVILDEFNIALHHDYVSLGEVLPVLRTRPPMQHVVMTGRGAKEALIEEADLVTEMKQVKHPFRKGIKAQPGVEF; this is encoded by the coding sequence ATGACGGAGCAGGATGAGCATAAAGCGAGGATGGAACGGCTGAAGGCGTCGGTGGACCGCCGCATCGAGGCGGCACAAGAGGAGAAGGGGCTCTTGATCGTCTACACCGGGGCCGGCAAGGGCAAGACGACGGCCGCGCTGGGGATGGCGCTGCGCTGTATCGGGCACGGCCAGAAGGTGGCGGTGGTGCAGTTTATCAAGGGCGCCATCGATACGGCGGAAGAGCGGATGCTGAAGTCGTTCGGGGATCGGGTAACATTTCTGCGGATGGGCGAGGGGTATACCTGGGAAACGCAGAATCGTGAACGTGACACGCAGCATGCCCAACAGGCCTGGGCGAAGGTATGCGAGTTTCTTCGCGATCCCTCCTATGCGATGGTGATCCTCGATGAGTTCAATATCGCGCTGCATCATGACTATGTGTCACTCGGCGAGGTGCTTCCGGTTCTGCGCACTCGCCCTCCCATGCAGCATGTGGTGATGACCGGTCGCGGCGCCAAGGAAGCCTTGATCGAGGAGGCCGATCTGGTGACGGAGATGAAGCAGGTCAAACATCCCTTTCGCAAAGGGATTAAGGCGCAGCCGGGGGTGGAATTTTGA